A genomic segment from Gossypium hirsutum isolate 1008001.06 chromosome D04, Gossypium_hirsutum_v2.1, whole genome shotgun sequence encodes:
- the LOC107959712 gene encoding trifunctional UDP-glucose 4,6-dehydratase/UDP-4-keto-6-deoxy-D-glucose 3,5-epimerase/UDP-4-keto-L-rhamnose-reductase RHM1, with product MANKYTPKNILITGAAGFIASHVCNRLIRNYPDYKIVVLDKLDYCSSLKNLDPSRSSPNFKFIKGDIASADLVHFILQTEFIDTIMHFAAQTHVDNSFGNSFEFTKNNIYGTHVLLEACKVTGQIRRFIHVSTDEVYGETDEDAVVGNHEASQLLPTNPYSATKAGAEMLVMAYGRSYGLPVITTRGNNVYGTNQFPEKLIPKFILLAMNGKILPIHGDGSNVRSYLYCEDVAEAFEVILHRGEVGHVYNIGTKKERRVFDVARDICRLFNLDPESQIKFVENRPFNDQRYFLDDQKLKSLGWYERTTWEEGLKKTMEWYVSNPDWWGDVSGALLPHPRMLMLPGIERQFNAPDTSNSGLGSAPVTNKFNQSRMLVPSPKHNIPSQKPSLKFLIYGRTGWIGGLLGKLCEKQDIPFEYGKGRLEQRSQLLDDIQTVKPTHVFNAAGVTGRPNVDWCETHKPETIRTNVVGTLTLADICREHDLLMINYATGCIFEYDATHPLGTGVGFKEEDKPNFTGSFYSKTKAVVEELLREFDNVCTLRVRMPISSDLSNPRNFITKITRYNKVVDISNSMTILDELLPVSIEMAKRNLRGIWNFTNPGVVSHNEILQMYKDYIDPNFNWVNFSLQEQAKVIVAPRSNNELDASKLKNEFPELLSIKDSLIKYVFEPNRKTFAWELSN from the exons ATGGCTAATAAATACACGCCGAAGAACATCCTCATAACCGGAGCTGCTGGCTTCATTGCCTCCCATGTCTGCAACCGTCTCATCCGCAACTACCCGGACTACAAAATTGTGGTCCTTGACAAGCTTGATTACTGCTCAAGCTTGAAGAACCTGGACCCTTCACGCTCATCTCCCAACTTCAAGTTCATCAAGGGAGATATTGCAAGTGCTGATCTGGTTCATTTTATCCTACAGACTGAATTCATTGATACCATCATGCACTTTGCAGCCCAGACTCATGTTGACAACTCCTTCGGTAACAGTTTTGAGTTCACCAAAAACAACATTTATGGAACTCATGTTCTCCTGGAAGCTTGCAAAGTCACTGGCCAAATCAGGAGGTTCATCCATGTAAGCACGGATGAGGTTTACGGCGAGACGGATGAAGATGCCGTGGTGGGAAACCATGAGGCTTCTCAGCTCCTCCCGACCAACCCATATTCCGCCACTAAAGCCGGAGCAGAGATGCTGGTGATGGCTTATGGACGCTCATATGGTCTGCCTGTGATAACTACACGAGGGAATAATGTTTATGGGACCAATCAGTTCCCTGAAAAACTGATTCCCAAGTTCATCCTACTGGCGATGAATGGAAAGATTCTTCCAATTCATGGGGATGGATCAAATGTGAGGAGTTATCTGTATTGTGAGGATGTTGCAGAGGCCTTTGAAGTCATTCTACACAGAGGTGAAGTTGGCCATGTGTACAATATAggcacaaagaaagaaagaagagtgTTTGATGTAGCCAGGGATATTTGCAGGCTGTTTAACTTGGATCCTGAAAGCCAGATCAAGTTTGTGGAGAATCGTCCTTTCAATGACCAAAGATATTTCTTGGATGATCAAAAGCTGAAAAGCTTGGGATGGTATGAAAGAACCACATGGGAGGAAGGTCTCAAGAAAACTATGGAATGGTATGTTAGCAACCCTGATTGGTGGGGTGATGTCTCTGGTGCGCTGCTACCCCATCCTAGAATGCTCATGCTGCCTGGAATTGAAAGGCAATTCAATGCCCCTGATACGAGCAATTCAGGTTTAGGTTCAGCCCCTGTGACAAACAAGTTCAATCAAAGCAGGATGTTGGTTCCATCTCCAAAGCACAATATACCATCTCAAAAGCCATCTCTCAAGTTTTTGATTTACGGCAGAACAGGTTGGATAGGGGGACTTCTTGGGAAGCTCTGTGAGAAACAAGACATACCTTTCGAGTACGGGAAAGGGCGGTTGGAGCAACGTTCACAGCTTTTGGATGATATCCAAACTGTTAAGCCAACCCATGTATTCAATGCAGCTGGTGTGACGGGTAGACCAAATGTGGATTGGTGTGAAACTCATAAGCCCGAAACCATAAGAACCAATGTTGTTGGTACATTAACCTTGGCTGACATCTGTAGGGAACATGACCTCCTCATGATCAATTATGCTACTGGTTGTATCTTTGAATATGATGCCACTCATCCTTTAGGAACCGGAGTCGGTTTCAAGGAGGAAGATAAGCCCAATTTCACTGGTTCCTTCTATTCAAAAACCAAAGCCGTG GTTGAAGAGCTTTTGAGGGAATTTGACAATGTATGCACACTCAGAGTCCGGATGCCTATATCCTCAGATCTGAGCAACCCACGGAACTTTATCACAAAGATCACTCGATACAACAAGGTGGTTGACATTTCCAACAGCATGACCATATTAGATGAGCTTCTACCAGTTTCAATAGAGATGGCCAAAAGGAACTTGAGGGGCATATGGAACTTCACAAACCCTGGTGTTGTGAGCCACAATGAGATACTGCAAATGTACAAGGACTACATTGACCCAAATTTCAACTGGGTTAATTTCAGCTTGCAAGAACAGGCCAAGGTCATTGTTGCACCCAGGAGCAACAATGAACTCGATGCATCTAAGCTGAAGAATGAGTTCCCTGAGTTACTGTCTATCAAGGACTCACTCATCAAATATGTCTTTGAACCCAACAGGAAAACCTTTGCTTGGGAACTCTCAAACTAA
- the LOC121216075 gene encoding protein MAINTENANCE OF MERISTEMS-like, with the protein MAELIRRGIRHISDAANNADSYRVLRGRVSVLKIAPDARFMPYLELAGFGSVALIRSSDLRFDLLSALVERWRPETHTFHFPCWECTVTLEDVAMQLGLAVDGSPVTGLSSLTDPAVVCYQLLGESLEDGDKFFSGIKFTWLRDKICRLSATASECELMCAARAYIMHMIGALLMPDANGDSVHLSYLPLLADLSTARSYS; encoded by the exons atggctGAATTGATTCGAAGAGGTATTAGACACATATCTGATGCGGCTAATAACgcg GACTCGTACCGAGTATTAAGGGGCCGCGTGAGTGTTTTAAAGATAGCTCCGGATGCACGATTTATGCCGTACCTGGAGCTAGCCGGATTTGGGTCAGTAGCATTGATCCGGTCGTCCGACTTGCGATTTGATTTATTATCCGCGCTAGTGGAGCGGTGGCGTCCGGAGACTCATACTTTCCATTTTCCGTGCTGGGAGTGCACGGTGACGTTGGAGGACGTTGCAATGCAGCTTGGGCTCGCAGTTGACGGGAGTCCCGTTACTGGACTATCTTCATTAACCGATCCGGCTGTAGTTTGCTATCAACTCCTAGGAGAGTCACTAGAGGATGGTGATAAATTTTTCTCCGGCATAAAATTTACATGGCTAAGAGACAAAATTTGTCGACTATCAGCGACCGCCAGTGAATGTGAGTTGATGTGCGCTGCTCGAGCGTACATCATGCATATGATAGGGGCACTACTCATGCCTGATGCAAACGGCGACAGTGTGCATTTGTCGTACTTGCCTCTGCTTGCTGATTTGTCCACGGCTAGGTCGTACAGTTAG